A single Crateriforma conspicua DNA region contains:
- a CDS encoding F0F1 ATP synthase subunit epsilon, translating to MAIRCIVVTPERTELDREADFVALPMFDGELGVQSGRAPMIGRLGHGVLRMQTNAGPERYFVDGGFAQVEGDVVNVLTSRAISVDLLDGEEAQKNLDEALEMPSLSPEQIQIKEAAVRRARGMLRASR from the coding sequence ATGGCCATTCGTTGTATTGTCGTCACGCCGGAACGCACCGAGCTGGACCGCGAAGCTGACTTTGTGGCCCTGCCGATGTTCGACGGTGAACTGGGAGTCCAAAGCGGCCGTGCGCCGATGATCGGCCGGCTCGGGCACGGGGTGCTCCGGATGCAGACCAATGCCGGTCCGGAACGCTATTTCGTCGACGGTGGGTTCGCCCAGGTCGAAGGCGATGTGGTCAATGTGCTGACCAGTCGTGCGATCTCCGTCGATCTGCTTGACGGCGAAGAAGCTCAAAAGAACTTGGACGAGGCGCTGGAAATGCCGTCGCTGTCACCCGAGCAGATCCAAATCAAAGAAGCCGCGGTTCGCCGGGCTCGGGGCATGTTGCGGGCGTCTCGATAA
- the atpD gene encoding F0F1 ATP synthase subunit beta has translation MSIATEQQVTGKVTQVIGSTFDAEFPEGQLPKIYNALSIKSQHKGVDIDLVGEVQQHLGGGRVRVIALGSTEGMMRGMDVVDTGQPVSVPVGKQTLGRVFNVLGRPIDKRGDVQADDYWPIHREAPPVNELSTNTELFETGIKVVDLLTPFVRGGKAGLFGGAGLGKTVILTELIARIASSHGGYSVFAGVGERTREGTDLWLEMQETEIGSTGRSVIEQTCMVFGQMNEPPGSRLRVALSALTMAEYFRDTTGADTLLFVDNIFRFSQAGSEVSALLGRMPSAVGYQPTLATEMGALQERITSTKSGAITSVQAVYVPADDPTDPAPATAFGQLDAFIYLERSISEKGIYPAIDPLASNSRILDPQYVGDRHYAIARRVQTILQRYRELQDIIAILGVDELSEEDKTIVHRARRIERFLSQPFLVAEVFIGKPGEITSLEDTIRSFEEICDGKWDHLPEQAFMYVGPIEQAEEQAKKMESK, from the coding sequence ATGTCCATCGCTACTGAACAGCAAGTGACCGGTAAAGTCACCCAAGTCATCGGATCCACCTTCGATGCGGAGTTTCCCGAAGGTCAGCTTCCGAAAATCTATAACGCCCTGAGCATCAAGAGCCAGCACAAGGGCGTTGACATCGACTTGGTCGGTGAAGTCCAACAGCACCTTGGCGGTGGCCGCGTGCGGGTGATCGCACTGGGCAGCACCGAAGGCATGATGCGGGGCATGGACGTGGTCGACACCGGGCAACCGGTTTCGGTGCCCGTTGGAAAGCAAACCTTGGGTCGCGTTTTCAACGTGCTGGGACGTCCGATCGACAAACGCGGCGACGTCCAGGCCGATGATTACTGGCCGATCCACCGCGAAGCCCCGCCGGTCAACGAACTTTCGACCAACACTGAATTGTTCGAAACCGGGATCAAGGTGGTCGACCTGCTGACCCCGTTCGTTCGCGGCGGTAAAGCCGGACTGTTCGGTGGTGCGGGATTGGGCAAGACGGTGATTTTGACCGAGTTGATTGCTCGGATTGCCAGCAGCCACGGTGGTTATTCGGTGTTCGCCGGTGTCGGTGAACGGACCCGCGAAGGCACCGACCTTTGGTTGGAAATGCAGGAGACCGAAATCGGTTCGACCGGCCGCAGCGTCATCGAACAAACCTGCATGGTGTTCGGTCAGATGAACGAGCCGCCGGGATCACGTCTTCGTGTCGCTCTGTCCGCACTGACGATGGCGGAATACTTCCGCGATACGACCGGCGCCGACACCCTGTTGTTCGTCGACAACATTTTCCGCTTCTCCCAAGCGGGTAGCGAAGTGTCCGCGTTGTTGGGACGGATGCCGTCGGCCGTGGGTTACCAACCGACCCTGGCGACCGAGATGGGTGCCCTGCAGGAACGCATCACATCGACCAAGAGCGGTGCGATCACATCGGTGCAAGCCGTTTATGTCCCCGCCGATGACCCGACCGACCCCGCGCCGGCCACCGCGTTCGGCCAGTTGGACGCGTTCATCTATCTGGAACGATCGATTTCGGAAAAGGGAATCTATCCCGCCATCGACCCGTTGGCATCCAACAGCCGGATCTTGGACCCGCAGTACGTCGGTGATCGTCACTACGCGATCGCTCGCCGCGTGCAAACGATTTTGCAACGCTATCGTGAACTGCAAGACATCATCGCCATCTTGGGTGTTGATGAATTGAGCGAAGAGGACAAGACGATCGTGCACCGCGCGCGTCGAATCGAACGTTTCTTGTCCCAGCCGTTCTTGGTCGCCGAAGTCTTCATCGGCAAGCCGGGTGAAATCACTTCGCTGGAAGACACGATCCGCAGCTTCGAAGAAATCTGCGACGGTAAATGGGACCACTTGCCCGAACAGGCCTTCATGTACGTCGGTCCGATCGAACAGGCCGAAGAACAGGCCAAGAAGATGGAGTCGAAGTAA
- the atpG gene encoding ATP synthase F1 subunit gamma, which yields MANARALDKRRKSIKNIRKITRTMELIATARYKKAMDRASAATAYTDQITKIVRRLAAAGLEVSHPLLEPRDEIKNARVLVLSSNRGLCGGYNASILRTAMPLIRKLREDVPNVAVDASGKRGVNGLKFRGMATDQQFYQFEDQPPYDDVETIANGYLNDYITGKLDRLDVVYTKFNSTSSQVATVEQLLPLGSLSDDEESTGDESVAEYEFLPSAESILEEVVPTSFKVKLFKCFLDSAVSEQVARMVAMKGATENAGEMIKQLSMTYNRARQSQITGEIMEIIGGVEALEN from the coding sequence ATGGCCAACGCTAGAGCACTCGATAAGCGACGTAAGTCGATCAAGAACATTCGCAAGATCACGCGAACGATGGAATTGATCGCTACGGCGCGATACAAAAAAGCGATGGATCGTGCGTCGGCGGCGACGGCCTATACGGATCAGATCACCAAGATCGTGCGACGTTTGGCCGCCGCGGGTTTGGAAGTCAGCCATCCGCTTTTGGAACCGCGTGACGAGATCAAAAACGCTCGCGTACTGGTGCTCTCCAGCAACCGGGGACTGTGCGGTGGTTACAACGCATCGATCCTGCGAACCGCGATGCCGCTGATTCGCAAACTGCGCGAAGACGTTCCCAACGTTGCGGTCGACGCAAGCGGTAAGCGAGGCGTCAATGGGCTGAAGTTCCGCGGGATGGCAACGGACCAGCAGTTTTATCAGTTCGAAGATCAACCGCCCTATGACGATGTCGAAACCATCGCCAACGGTTACTTGAACGACTACATCACAGGGAAATTGGATCGCTTGGATGTGGTGTACACCAAGTTCAACAGCACCAGTTCCCAGGTCGCCACCGTCGAACAGCTTCTGCCGCTCGGTTCACTGAGCGACGACGAAGAATCCACCGGGGATGAATCGGTGGCCGAATACGAATTCTTGCCATCGGCTGAAAGCATTTTGGAAGAAGTCGTCCCGACCAGTTTCAAGGTCAAGCTTTTCAAGTGTTTCTTGGACTCGGCGGTCAGCGAGCAGGTCGCCCGAATGGTCGCCATGAAGGGCGCCACCGAGAATGCCGGCGAAATGATCAAACAACTTTCCATGACCTACAACCGCGCCCGCCAAAGCCAAATCACCGGCGAGATCATGGAGATCATCGGCGGCGTCGAAGCTTTGGAAAATTGA
- a CDS encoding DUF4870 domain-containing protein, translating into MQPNDPNSPQGPGYDPYANRPDSGQSDNPSYKTHSTSPEPIPQVGAPPTNDEKNLALIAHLSGIAGIIAGGLVGFVGPLVVYLIKKDTSPYVESQAKEALNFQITLLILSGACFVLTLATCGLVWPLIFVPVILQVVFGILATLAVKDGQFYRYPFNLRLLQ; encoded by the coding sequence ATGCAACCCAATGATCCGAATTCACCGCAAGGCCCCGGTTACGATCCCTATGCCAATCGCCCCGATTCGGGGCAATCCGACAACCCGTCGTATAAGACCCATTCCACGTCACCCGAACCGATTCCCCAAGTGGGAGCCCCGCCGACCAATGACGAAAAGAATCTAGCCCTGATCGCCCATTTGTCGGGCATCGCGGGAATCATCGCCGGTGGCTTGGTCGGATTTGTCGGACCGCTGGTGGTTTATCTGATCAAAAAAGACACGTCCCCGTATGTGGAGTCGCAAGCGAAAGAAGCGTTGAACTTCCAAATCACCCTGTTGATCCTGTCGGGGGCCTGCTTCGTGCTGACCCTGGCGACTTGCGGACTGGTTTGGCCGCTGATCTTTGTCCCGGTCATCCTGCAAGTCGTTTTCGGCATCCTGGCAACGTTGGCGGTGAAAGATGGACAGTTCTATCGATACCCCTTCAACCTCCGTTTGCTTCAATAA
- the atpA gene encoding F0F1 ATP synthase subunit alpha, which produces MKFNSDEIASVLQQEIEQFESKIDVREVGTVLEVGDGIARVYGLSGVMAGEMVEFPNGAIGLAFNLEENSVGVIILGDYLTIEEGDEVKALGTLLSVPAGDAVVGRVLDPLGNPLDGKGPVQTDASRPVEIIATGVAERQPVTEPMQTGIKAIDAMTPIGRGQRELIIGDRKTGKTAIAIDAILNQKGKDVKCFYIAIGQKDSSVAGVVDILERYGAMEYTTVIAAGASSPAPLQYIAPYAGTAMAEHFMFNGGHCLVVYDDLSKQATAYRQMSLLMRRPPGREAYPGDVFYCHSRLLERSAKLSDELGGGSITSLPIIETLEGEVSAYIPTNVISITDGQIYVQPDLFFSGVRPAMNAGISVSRVGGAAQIKAMKKVAGGLRLDLAAFRALEAFAQLGTDLDAATQAQLDRGYRMVELLKQPQYQPLPVEEQVLSIFAGTRGHLDEVEIKSVQQWEQDFLQFARNKHQPLLNDLVEKGELSDEIVERIESAIKEFKAGYKPPAAT; this is translated from the coding sequence GTGAAATTCAATAGCGACGAAATCGCATCGGTCTTGCAACAAGAGATCGAGCAGTTTGAAAGCAAGATCGACGTCCGCGAAGTCGGAACCGTGCTGGAAGTCGGCGACGGGATCGCCCGCGTTTACGGCTTGTCAGGCGTTATGGCCGGGGAAATGGTCGAATTTCCCAACGGTGCGATCGGCCTGGCGTTCAACCTGGAAGAAAATAGCGTCGGTGTGATCATCTTGGGTGATTACCTGACCATCGAAGAAGGCGACGAAGTCAAAGCCCTGGGCACCCTGCTGTCGGTTCCCGCCGGCGATGCGGTGGTCGGCCGCGTGCTGGACCCGTTGGGCAACCCGCTGGACGGCAAAGGCCCGGTGCAAACCGATGCGTCGCGACCGGTCGAAATCATCGCCACCGGTGTTGCCGAGCGTCAGCCGGTGACCGAGCCGATGCAAACCGGGATCAAGGCGATCGACGCGATGACCCCCATCGGACGTGGCCAACGGGAACTGATCATCGGTGACCGTAAAACGGGTAAGACGGCCATCGCCATCGACGCGATCCTGAACCAAAAGGGCAAGGACGTTAAGTGTTTCTACATCGCGATCGGCCAAAAGGACAGCTCCGTTGCTGGCGTGGTCGACATCTTGGAACGCTACGGTGCGATGGAATACACCACGGTGATTGCCGCCGGTGCCAGTAGCCCCGCCCCGCTGCAATACATCGCACCGTACGCCGGTACCGCGATGGCCGAACACTTCATGTTCAATGGCGGCCACTGCTTGGTTGTCTATGACGATTTGTCCAAGCAAGCCACGGCGTATCGTCAGATGAGTCTGTTGATGCGTCGTCCGCCGGGACGCGAAGCGTATCCCGGGGACGTGTTCTATTGCCACAGTCGCCTGCTGGAACGATCGGCCAAGCTGTCCGATGAATTGGGTGGCGGATCGATCACCAGCCTGCCGATCATCGAAACGCTGGAAGGCGAGGTTTCGGCTTACATTCCGACCAACGTGATTTCGATCACCGACGGCCAGATCTATGTGCAGCCCGACTTGTTCTTTTCCGGGGTTCGCCCGGCGATGAACGCGGGGATTTCGGTCTCACGCGTTGGTGGTGCCGCCCAGATCAAAGCGATGAAGAAGGTCGCCGGCGGATTGCGGTTGGACTTGGCCGCGTTCCGGGCTTTGGAAGCCTTTGCCCAGTTGGGCACCGACCTGGATGCCGCGACCCAAGCACAGCTGGACCGTGGGTACCGAATGGTCGAATTGCTGAAACAGCCCCAATACCAGCCTTTGCCCGTCGAAGAACAAGTGCTCAGCATTTTCGCCGGCACGCGAGGCCACCTGGACGAAGTCGAAATCAAGTCGGTCCAGCAGTGGGAACAAGACTTTCTGCAGTTCGCCAGGAACAAGCACCAACCGTTGCTGAACGACTTGGTCGAAAAGGGCGAATTGTCCGACGAGATTGTCGAGCGAATCGAATCGGCGATCAAAGAATTCAAGGCCGGCTATAAACCACCGGCTGCCACCTAA
- the atpH gene encoding ATP synthase F1 subunit delta — translation MSEATEYPTVLDIGAEQLGKTYARALMAAAHNQGVADEVLGQLGEIVDEGLSANPRLAAALASPRVSESEKNAVVDRLFAGQIHPVLTNALKVMNAHGRLGYLRAVRDAATDIRDEQLGRVVAEIRTAVPITDDLREVVLRRLGETLGRHVRLNERIDTDLIGGMVVRVGDTVFDSSVAGRLAKVRQKVRDGFSQQLLRRAEAFVTADVGSSDDTDSSDAAAQ, via the coding sequence GTGTCAGAAGCCACCGAATACCCAACCGTGCTTGACATCGGTGCCGAGCAACTGGGCAAGACCTACGCTCGTGCTCTGATGGCGGCCGCGCACAACCAGGGCGTCGCCGATGAAGTCCTGGGGCAGTTGGGCGAAATTGTCGATGAAGGTTTGTCAGCGAATCCTCGTTTGGCCGCTGCACTTGCTTCGCCTCGGGTCAGTGAATCGGAGAAAAACGCGGTCGTCGATCGTTTGTTCGCCGGTCAAATTCACCCCGTTTTGACAAACGCTTTGAAGGTCATGAACGCCCACGGCCGTCTGGGATACCTCAGGGCGGTGCGTGACGCGGCGACCGATATTCGTGACGAACAGCTGGGCCGGGTCGTCGCAGAGATTCGCACCGCGGTACCAATCACCGACGATTTACGCGAAGTTGTTTTGCGTCGGCTGGGTGAAACCCTGGGACGGCATGTTCGTTTGAACGAACGAATTGATACCGATTTGATCGGCGGCATGGTCGTCCGAGTCGGCGATACGGTGTTCGATTCATCGGTGGCCGGACGGTTGGCCAAGGTTCGTCAAAAGGTCCGCGACGGTTTCAGCCAGCAATTGCTGCGGCGGGCCGAAGCATTCGTGACCGCCGATGTCGGTTCGTCCGACGATACAGATTCCTCCGATGCGGCTGCTCAGTAG
- the atpF gene encoding F0F1 ATP synthase subunit B — protein sequence MLKIMSVISMRFPMLLMLAVLAMSAGSYVSAADEPEDAVEVELTSADGSDADAADHEDGHDDHAGDGHAEGDHQHDGDDGHGDEAEGGLLSFDFGSAMFNVLIFLFVFSVLSAFVWPNVLGGLRAREDKIRSDLQAAEQANSDAAKLLKEYQVKLDDAAQQVQSMLAEARNDAQATGQRIVDEAKQEASRQQERAVAEIQTAKKVALSEIAGQTSDLAIKLAGSVVGRELNEQEHSELIRQSLDRLPSNN from the coding sequence ATGCTGAAAATCATGAGCGTGATTTCGATGCGCTTTCCCATGCTGTTGATGTTGGCCGTGCTGGCGATGTCGGCGGGTTCGTATGTCTCGGCCGCCGATGAACCGGAGGACGCCGTGGAGGTCGAATTGACTTCCGCCGATGGTTCCGACGCGGACGCCGCCGATCACGAGGACGGCCACGACGATCACGCCGGTGACGGCCATGCCGAAGGGGATCACCAGCACGATGGTGACGACGGACACGGCGACGAAGCGGAGGGCGGCTTGCTGTCGTTCGACTTCGGTTCGGCCATGTTCAACGTTTTGATCTTCCTGTTTGTGTTCTCCGTCTTGTCGGCGTTCGTCTGGCCCAACGTGTTGGGCGGCTTGCGGGCCCGTGAAGATAAGATTCGCAGTGATCTGCAGGCGGCCGAACAGGCCAATTCGGATGCCGCGAAGCTGTTGAAGGAATACCAGGTGAAGTTGGACGACGCGGCGCAACAGGTTCAATCGATGTTGGCCGAAGCCCGCAACGACGCCCAGGCCACCGGCCAGCGAATCGTCGACGAAGCCAAACAGGAAGCGTCACGCCAGCAAGAGCGTGCGGTCGCCGAAATCCAAACCGCCAAAAAGGTCGCGCTTTCGGAGATCGCCGGCCAGACGTCCGACTTGGCGATCAAGTTGGCCGGTTCGGTTGTCGGACGTGAATTGAACGAACAAGAACACTCCGAACTGATCCGACAGTCGCTCGATCGTCTGCCCAGTAATAACTAA
- the atpE gene encoding ATP synthase F0 subunit C, translating to MFELATLLAQITTDYGRMGIGLGIGLIIIGAGLGIGRIGGSAVDAMARQPEAGGRIQTAMIIAAALIEGATVIALVFSLLVS from the coding sequence ATGTTTGAATTGGCAACGTTGTTGGCACAAATCACCACCGATTACGGCCGCATGGGGATCGGCCTGGGAATCGGTCTGATCATCATTGGTGCCGGCTTGGGAATCGGCCGCATCGGCGGTTCGGCAGTCGACGCGATGGCGCGTCAGCCGGAAGCCGGCGGACGTATCCAAACCGCAATGATCATTGCAGCCGCTCTGATCGAAGGTGCGACCGTGATCGCATTGGTGTTCTCGCTGCTGGTCAGCTAG